One bacterium DNA segment encodes these proteins:
- the dnaX gene encoding DNA polymerase III subunit gamma/tau — MSYFVFSRKYRPQKFGDVLAQKHITETLTKAIEFDRVSQAYLFCGVRGTGKTSVARILAKRLNCASPQGVEPCDQCDSCIGIVKGRSLDILEIDAASHTSVDDIRELREAIKYAPVGGKHKVYIIDEVHRLSGSAFDALLKTLEEPPAHAVFIFATTEVHKVPQTILSRCQRYDFKRIPESELRSALSGIAVKENLKITDDAIAELAKRGDGSLRDSLSILDQVASWQHDVIDVKLLSDALGILPRSEYRALISMIRSQDAAGIIDKIDSVLKAGVGAAEFIRGFQEEIRMMLVLKAAPDISGEYGITTDEAAEYKSIGQGYSLNDLLRIQNLLVALEQKLRDGFDPVINIELAFLKLMQMESTISIESALRSLAGGEPITTSPTSAAPAESKKKLELTRPAPEPAPKTASIPTTQPQPVPTPATDTDVQEIWQKFMLALKSQHRNLQIKLSMAQARSIEGNKLAVAFDRHGEVHVRYFQDRAQQQTLEGIIREATGRELRFSFFVDAQWTPKPEASSGNSGGQLAEGEREDHPLVAKAVEIFDAEIIARRELKER, encoded by the coding sequence ATGAGCTATTTCGTATTTTCACGCAAGTATCGCCCGCAGAAGTTCGGTGATGTATTAGCCCAAAAACACATCACTGAGACTCTGACCAAAGCCATCGAGTTTGACCGTGTCAGTCAGGCATACTTATTCTGTGGTGTGCGCGGCACGGGCAAAACTTCGGTGGCGCGCATTCTTGCAAAACGCCTGAATTGTGCTTCGCCTCAGGGTGTCGAACCATGCGACCAATGCGATTCGTGCATAGGTATCGTTAAAGGCAGGTCTCTTGACATTCTCGAAATTGATGCGGCATCGCACACGTCAGTTGACGATATCCGCGAATTGCGCGAAGCGATCAAGTATGCTCCAGTCGGCGGCAAGCACAAAGTCTACATCATCGACGAAGTCCATCGCTTGAGCGGATCGGCATTTGATGCCTTGTTGAAAACGCTGGAAGAACCCCCGGCACATGCGGTGTTTATCTTCGCAACGACGGAAGTCCACAAAGTTCCCCAAACGATACTCTCGCGTTGTCAGCGCTACGATTTCAAACGAATCCCTGAATCGGAGCTTCGCAGCGCTCTTAGTGGAATTGCTGTTAAAGAGAATCTCAAGATCACCGACGATGCCATCGCCGAATTGGCGAAGCGTGGCGACGGTTCACTTCGTGATTCACTTTCGATTTTGGATCAGGTGGCTTCGTGGCAGCATGACGTCATTGATGTCAAGTTGCTCTCGGATGCGTTGGGAATTCTCCCGCGATCTGAGTACCGGGCGCTGATTTCGATGATTCGTTCGCAGGATGCGGCCGGGATAATTGATAAGATTGACAGCGTGCTCAAGGCCGGTGTCGGCGCAGCGGAGTTCATTCGCGGATTCCAGGAAGAGATCCGCATGATGTTGGTTCTCAAGGCGGCGCCGGATATCAGCGGAGAATACGGGATTACAACTGATGAAGCGGCCGAGTACAAGTCAATCGGACAAGGCTATTCGCTTAATGATCTATTGAGAATTCAGAATCTTCTGGTCGCATTGGAACAGAAGCTTCGCGACGGATTCGATCCGGTGATCAATATTGAATTGGCTTTCCTGAAGCTGATGCAGATGGAGAGCACAATCTCGATTGAATCGGCACTGCGATCTTTGGCCGGCGGAGAGCCAATAACTACTTCACCAACATCCGCAGCACCGGCGGAGTCAAAAAAAAAACTCGAATTGACTCGTCCGGCACCTGAGCCGGCACCTAAAACCGCTTCAATTCCGACAACGCAACCGCAACCAGTTCCAACTCCTGCGACTGATACCGACGTTCAAGAGATCTGGCAGAAGTTCATGTTGGCTCTGAAATCACAACATCGGAATCTCCAGATCAAACTTTCAATGGCTCAGGCACGTTCGATTGAAGGAAACAAACTGGCGGTGGCATTTGACCGGCATGGCGAAGTGCACGTACGGTATTTCCAGGACCGCGCGCAGCAACAAACGCTCGAGGGCATCATCCGCGAGGCGACGGGTCGCGAGTTGCGATTTAGTTTCTTTGTAGATGCACAATGGACACCGAAACCGGAGGCCAGTTCTGGAAATTCGGGAGGGCAGCTTGCCGAAGGAGAACGCGAGGACCATCCGCTGGTGGCAAAGGCAGTCGAGATTTTCGATGCGGAGATCATCGCTCGACGCGAGTTGAAAGAAAGATAA
- a CDS encoding TetR/AcrR family transcriptional regulator encodes MKLAAEDRRHQILEEATKLFSVEGYDKVTTKRLAAACNVTEPALYRYFASKELIYEAVLDSLESRLQCDDIYPELATENDIEQLLARLATQLLECSQKHQEVYRLLLYSALGGHAKAKAVYQAIRGRHAKFLQVQLDRLQSQGLISDSNTEITARCFMGMVFDCALGLTLWKNSQGRVYRCDEIVANNVPIFAAGLCRSLPRK; translated from the coding sequence ATGAAGTTAGCGGCAGAAGACAGACGCCATCAGATACTGGAAGAGGCAACCAAGCTATTCTCAGTTGAAGGCTATGACAAGGTAACGACTAAGCGATTGGCAGCAGCGTGCAACGTGACGGAGCCTGCGCTCTATCGGTACTTTGCTTCCAAGGAACTGATTTATGAAGCTGTACTCGACTCACTCGAAAGCCGGCTTCAGTGCGACGATATCTACCCGGAATTAGCGACCGAAAATGATATCGAGCAATTGCTGGCGCGTTTGGCCACCCAACTGCTGGAATGTTCGCAGAAGCACCAGGAAGTCTATCGTCTTCTGCTTTATTCCGCCTTGGGCGGTCATGCCAAAGCCAAGGCTGTCTATCAGGCAATTCGCGGCCGTCACGCAAAGTTCCTTCAGGTTCAACTCGACCGCCTTCAGTCACAAGGACTGATTTCCGATTCGAACACCGAAATCACAGCGCGCTGTTTCATGGGAATGGTGTTTGACTGTGCCCTCGGCCTGACTCTGTGGAAGAATTCGCAGGGTAGAGTTTACCGGTGCGACGAGATTGTAGCCAACAATGTACCGATCTTTGCTGCGGGCCTTTGCCGCAGTCTTCCCCGAAAATGA
- a CDS encoding YbaB/EbfC family nucleoid-associated protein — translation MAKGFGDMMKQVQKMQAKMMELQEELDNKRVEATAGGGMVRAVVTGKGDLKEIKIDPEVLKEGDVEMLEELIVSAISQAQADANALQQETMSGLTGGLNIPGLGSLGM, via the coding sequence ATGGCCAAAGGTTTTGGCGATATGATGAAGCAAGTTCAGAAGATGCAGGCCAAGATGATGGAACTGCAGGAAGAGCTTGATAATAAGCGCGTCGAGGCAACCGCCGGCGGCGGTATGGTTCGCGCGGTCGTTACCGGCAAGGGTGATCTCAAGGAGATCAAGATTGATCCGGAAGTCCTGAAAGAAGGCGATGTGGAGATGCTTGAAGAGTTGATCGTGTCAGCGATTAGCCAGGCACAGGCAGATGCTAACGCGCTTCAGCAAGAGACGATGTCGGGTCTCACCGGCGGGTTGAATATTCCCGGTCTTGGCAGTCTCGGAATGTAG
- the cysK gene encoding cysteine synthase A, with the protein MKIAGSITDLIGNTPLVYLDRVAGNLPGRVVGKLESFNPCSSVKDRIGLAMIEAAERAGKISKDTIIVEPTSGNTGIALAFVCAMKGYKLMLFMPETMSVERRNLLKAFGAELVLTPGSEGMPGALKRAEDTVASDSRYFMPQQFKNSANPDIHAKTTAEEIWKDTDGGVDVIVSAIGTGGTITGCARVLKSRKPGLKVVAVEPAASPFLSKGTKGPHPIQGIGAGFKPDVLDIDLADEILTIENEEAIDMTRKVVRQEGILLGISAGANIAAAVKVASRPENKGKLIVTFICDTGERYLSTPTYTEFSAN; encoded by the coding sequence ATGAAAATCGCTGGAAGCATTACCGACCTTATTGGCAATACGCCGTTGGTCTATCTTGATCGCGTTGCCGGCAATTTGCCGGGGCGTGTCGTAGGCAAACTTGAATCCTTCAACCCCTGCTCATCTGTCAAGGACCGAATCGGCCTGGCTATGATTGAAGCAGCCGAGCGAGCGGGTAAGATTTCTAAGGACACCATCATTGTTGAGCCGACCTCTGGGAATACCGGCATTGCGTTGGCATTCGTCTGCGCGATGAAGGGCTACAAGTTGATGCTGTTTATGCCGGAAACAATGTCGGTCGAGCGAAGGAACCTGCTCAAGGCGTTTGGCGCTGAGTTAGTATTGACACCGGGGAGCGAAGGAATGCCAGGCGCGCTGAAACGCGCCGAAGATACTGTTGCAAGCGATTCGCGCTATTTCATGCCGCAGCAGTTCAAGAACTCGGCAAATCCAGATATTCATGCCAAGACCACTGCTGAGGAGATCTGGAAAGACACTGATGGTGGAGTTGACGTAATCGTTTCAGCAATCGGCACGGGCGGAACGATCACGGGCTGTGCCCGGGTACTCAAATCGCGCAAACCGGGGCTGAAAGTCGTTGCCGTCGAGCCGGCAGCTTCGCCGTTCCTTTCGAAAGGCACAAAAGGGCCGCATCCCATTCAGGGGATTGGCGCCGGATTTAAGCCGGATGTTTTGGATATCGATTTGGCTGATGAGATTCTCACGATTGAGAATGAGGAGGCGATCGATATGACCAGAAAAGTGGTCAGGCAAGAGGGCATTCTTCTCGGCATTTCGGCAGGAGCGAATATCGCGGCGGCAGTGAAAGTTGCTTCGAGACCGGAAAACAAAGGCAAGCTGATCGTAACCTTCATTTGTGACACCGGCGAGCGTTATCTTTCGACGCCGACGTACACGGAATTCAGTGCCAATTGA
- a CDS encoding Rrf2 family transcriptional regulator, whose protein sequence is MRKANSSESGEIATRQNLPIRFLELVFSRLRATDIVKSTRGAAGGYQLARVPQEITLAEVISVCEGSSEFVLPSTVTERVGPDDPIGKSLVKIMNEQFALLHRNLAATTLADIIRSSGLAAEMYWI, encoded by the coding sequence ATTCGAAAGGCAAATTCATCGGAATCCGGGGAAATTGCCACCAGACAGAATCTGCCGATCAGGTTTCTGGAGTTGGTGTTTTCGCGGCTCAGAGCCACTGACATCGTGAAGTCAACTCGCGGAGCGGCCGGTGGCTATCAGTTGGCGAGAGTACCACAAGAGATTACCTTGGCCGAGGTAATCTCGGTATGCGAGGGATCAAGCGAGTTTGTGCTGCCAAGCACAGTAACCGAGCGAGTCGGCCCGGACGACCCGATTGGAAAGTCGCTTGTCAAGATCATGAATGAGCAGTTTGCCCTCTTGCACCGTAACCTGGCAGCTACGACATTGGCAGATATTATTCGTTCGTCCGGATTAGCAGCTGAAATGTATTGGATTTGA
- a CDS encoding thiamine diphosphokinase, producing the protein MLFESLGLKPDLIIGDFDSVDPTVLQKYNEIEMIRYPERKDATDGELAIRAALERGCDDIELYGAIDTRYETDHLLANLLLLKLARGLMKDPATARSVRAVDHRQHIYLVENEKLQLAGKSGDFVSIIPLNEKIAVSIIGVEWELDKSEVTMGSTWTLRNRFASSSADIAIAGTALVVHRHS; encoded by the coding sequence ATGCTGTTCGAGTCTCTTGGACTCAAACCAGACCTCATAATAGGCGATTTTGATTCTGTCGATCCTACGGTATTGCAGAAGTACAATGAAATCGAGATGATCCGCTACCCGGAAAGAAAAGACGCAACCGACGGCGAATTGGCCATCCGCGCAGCATTAGAGCGGGGCTGTGATGATATTGAGCTGTACGGTGCTATCGATACGCGTTACGAGACAGATCACCTTCTGGCAAATCTGCTTTTGCTCAAACTTGCCCGAGGATTGATGAAAGACCCGGCAACTGCCAGAAGCGTTCGTGCAGTCGACCATCGCCAGCACATCTACTTGGTGGAAAATGAGAAATTGCAGTTGGCAGGGAAGTCCGGCGACTTCGTTTCGATCATTCCATTGAACGAGAAGATCGCTGTCTCAATCATCGGTGTAGAATGGGAATTGGATAAGAGCGAAGTCACAATGGGGTCGACGTGGACACTTCGCAATCGCTTTGCTTCAAGCAGCGCAGATATTGCCATTGCAGGCACTGCGCTGGTCGTCCATCGCCATTCTTAG
- the trmB gene encoding tRNA (guanosine(46)-N7)-methyltransferase TrmB, whose protein sequence is MPKKKLKRFAEIATFPHVIQMLTDLRGSWHRDFFHNDNPITLELACGKGEYTVAMAQMYPERNFVGVDLKGARMWTGAKAALNLKLANVAFLRMPIERIADCFGTDEVAEIWITFPDPFLSQCRAKKRLTSPDFISLYRRILRPGGLIHLKTDEPNLFAYTQKVVTNCGAQLVDKVDDVYGSSTENQLLKIQTAYEKRHLEDNRTIRYLSFHL, encoded by the coding sequence ATGCCGAAGAAGAAGCTGAAAAGATTCGCCGAAATAGCCACATTCCCTCACGTAATCCAGATGCTCACGGACCTGCGCGGAAGCTGGCATCGTGACTTCTTTCACAATGACAACCCCATAACGCTGGAATTGGCCTGCGGTAAAGGCGAATACACCGTCGCCATGGCGCAAATGTATCCTGAACGCAATTTTGTCGGAGTCGATCTCAAGGGCGCCCGGATGTGGACTGGGGCGAAAGCAGCGCTGAATCTCAAACTTGCCAACGTTGCATTCCTGCGCATGCCGATTGAGAGGATAGCGGACTGCTTCGGAACCGACGAGGTGGCCGAAATATGGATCACTTTTCCCGATCCATTTTTGAGCCAGTGCCGCGCCAAGAAACGGCTGACTTCCCCTGATTTCATCAGTCTTTACAGGAGAATCCTGCGCCCCGGCGGGTTAATCCACCTGAAAACTGATGAGCCGAATCTGTTCGCCTACACTCAAAAAGTAGTCACTAACTGCGGCGCGCAGCTAGTTGACAAAGTAGACGATGTATATGGCAGTTCAACGGAAAATCAACTCCTGAAGATACAGACTGCTTACGAAAAACGGCATCTCGAAGACAATCGCACTATTCGCTATCTCTCTTTCCATCTTTAA